GTTCCATTGATGATCAAACATAATCTATTTCAACCAGTAGCATACATCTCATTGGATTGTTCTTTACCATATTGAATACATGACTCAAACATTCACTGTGTAGGTTGAAAAAACACCTCACtggagctgtgtgtttgtgctattTGAACTTGTAATACATTTTGAGTTTGCTGTTCACGAGGAGCATCTGCTGATGTGAGCACTGCTTTACAAAAAGAGCTCTCGGAGAGGACAATCAGTGATTGTTGATTTGCATAAAGCTGGAAAGGGTTTAGAAGACAATTGAGATATGTGGCTAGTCTCCATATATGTGGGCATCCTGCTGATATGGCGAAACCGTAACACAGGTGGTTTATTGAGGTGAGGAAGAAGCTTAGAAAATCATGGTTCTTATTCGTCTCAGGGCTGCAGTGCTGCCTCTGGCCCTGGACAGTTTGGGTTGGTTTAGAGTTGGTTGATGTCCATCGATCTAACACATGATGATATGCCCAGTGAAACTCTGTGATGAACAATCGCATCAGTAGAGGGGAtgcagataataataataactaataatcATTAGCAAAAAATCATTAGCATTTGCAATACAATGCAATTAAGATTCTGCTCAGCTTCTCATTTTACCCGATGTTCACATAACAAACATGTTAGTCCGGGAAAGTTCTCAtattttagtgtttgtgtgcaggtccATTCTGGATCTGTGTGACCCTGGTGTTCTCAGTGGCGATAAGTGGGAACCTGTCCACCTTCATCAGTAAGATGGGAGACCCTTCCTACCACTACAGACCACAGTTCCACAGAGGTCAGTCCCTCATAGCTTCTGTTGTCATCctcaatttgttttgttgcctTTACCGAGTTGTGTTGACTCTGCTTTGTGTCGGTTCCCTGCTGCTTGCATCCAGTAACGATAGCTGCAGTAGTGATCTTCATGTATGCGTGGCTGGTGCCGATTGGTTTATGGGGTTTCCTCACGTGGCGgcaagggacagagagacagattggAGGCTATTCCTTCCTGGAgacggtgtgtgtgtacggCTACTCCCTCTTCATCTATATTCCCACCTCAGTGAGTACACACTCCCTTCCTGAAAGATTTACTAATGAGCGTCAGGGTCAAAAGCTAAGCTGAAACAGTACTATGACAAAAAGCACCAGTTTTTGCttgatttttagttttttaaagccTGGTCCCagtagaatcagaatcagaaggtatGGATACATATAGAAATGTTGATAATCGAGAAATGCCACTCAACTGTTGTTCTGTCATAAAGACTATATGTATATTTCCGTTttctaaactcagtgttttgatGTATTTACCTCGTCAATCTAAATTAATTTCCTCATAACGAAAAAGCCAAACATTGTCCCCAGGTTTTGTGGATCATTCCATTTGAGTGGTTGCGCTGGACACTAATCGTGGTTGCCATGGTGATCTCTGGCTCAGTCCTGGTCCTCACCTTCTGGCCCGTTGTTCGCGAAGACACCAAGGTGATGGCTGTGGCCACAGTTGCGACCATAGTGGTTTTGCACACGCTGCTGGCGATAGGCTGCAAGGTCAGTTGAGCGACATGGATTAATCCTCATATCAGCTGTGCACAGTACAACCTGACCACATAGTGAATGTTCCACTCTTTTCTTTCAGATGTACTTCTTCCAGACAGCCGTCCATGCACCAACACCAGCAGCCCCTACAACACCCGCCATTCACATGACACTGACCCCCGGACCCCACTGACCAAAGGCATCAAGGCGCATTGGCGCCTTAAAACCTTGTTTGGATGATAATCAATCGCGTTGATTATTGTCATTGTATGTTTTGTTGTATGCTCCCCTTGTGCATTGggatgggggtgtgtgtgtgtgtgtgtgtgtatgtttgtatgtttaatTTATCCAGAGGGTGGTTCTATCATAGCTGAAGTAGACCTGCAATAACTGTACATTTCTACTGTGATGTTTCAGGATGTGCTGCATGTACATGGTCTAGAATGACATCCCCAACACTGTGACTTCCCTCTTTTTATCAGCAAGACTGAAAGAAGTttaaaagaagagaggaagtgTAAGATTGCTAGAGCGGTCATAAATCCATGTTGCTACCAGTCCCTACTTTTACGGGTGCTCAGAGTGCACATACCTCAACCAAGGCTAACACCCTATATCGCAGCGttaaaagtaaacaaataataatcctGGATCAGCCCACTTATTAGTATCTGCTccaaaatacaatatatttttCCTTGAGTCATACCTCACCtttccacaaaatgtcatggaacttggttctgtagtttttgagtaattgctgacaaacagcaataaaaaccCTATTGGTGGTGGTAACTAGTTAATTTGAAAAATTCATTGTCAGTTTGCCACAGACGATGCATGCTAATCTAAGGAAGTGATGACGAATCGTGCTCTCATGACTGTTTGGGATGTTAATAGTGAATAAAGCTTTGGACGGTGAAACTGCAGCTGCAGtatgtcatttattttattagtttAATTTCATGGATAATTTATAAAATCtgagaaaacagaggaaacaatGGCCCCTGATTCTTAGTTGACTTAAGTGTAATTCTGTCTATCACAGTAAATCCCACTCACTTCAGCCTCTTTGTGTAGATTTAGTGCTGAGTTGGTGAAGAAGCTTAACATCAGTACGTTAACTTTGTCACTTTGAGTTTATGTCAGTATGAATTTGTATTAGCTAAGTTGTGTTAGCACAGCGTCATGTGGCTGTCAGCTCAGGTAAAGAAGCTCAGTCTCGTGAAACCTTCTCCTAACTGCATGCGACCCTAAAACTGAAAAGATTATCACCTCACACAACTAATCTGGCTTTTCCCATGAGGCAGCGTGTTTCAGTCACAGATGCAGCAGAGGAAGCTATTCCAGACTGTAGTGCAGCGTAGTGAATGTGTTTGAGTGAACACTGGTAG
Above is a genomic segment from Pleuronectes platessa chromosome 16, fPlePla1.1, whole genome shotgun sequence containing:
- the yipf2 gene encoding protein YIPF2 — protein: MATPDDLQFQEFEEAAELLSADPEASTLSLSASDNSARAGGGGGGSEDVKLDLSDDEEGQEESSELLGGQKPSGGFWTFEYYESFFNVDTVQVLDRVKGSVLPLPGRNFIKHYIRSNPDLYGPFWICVTLVFSVAISGNLSTFISKMGDPSYHYRPQFHRVTIAAVVIFMYAWLVPIGLWGFLTWRQGTERQIGGYSFLETVCVYGYSLFIYIPTSVLWIIPFEWLRWTLIVVAMVISGSVLVLTFWPVVREDTKVMAVATVATIVVLHTLLAIGCKMYFFQTAVHAPTPAAPTTPAIHMTLTPGPH